One Phycisphaerae bacterium RAS2 DNA window includes the following coding sequences:
- a CDS encoding Dolichyl-phosphate-mannose-protein mannosyltransferase: MANSPSHRTCLIYAAIIALAAMLIARSSAAQLETLWDEQVDHDIAVALRDDPLRGESPALDASQTRLPMYLCAAAMKLTGRSDLQLCRDVSLVLGGLTIVLSASLAHLLFGGWTALLAATLLAASPYFLSFARIAMTEGDIAFSCAVVAALLAYLHDLRRPTPARWLIAGVLLGLAIGAKLFAIFLVPVLCVLATSSRSPRSVPESTGQPASHRKIDRWLMGSLAVGLAASLCAVLLAMASRDRAVVAWGFAAAAWLLGVVRVLFRGSSLPSSPMGRLVAMLMLAGLTFGALMPAHLTSHDILREIARRTLRWDNSIPLALWSDHLRLYAGIILVKLSIPFGLLTAVALLYAAFVERTDGRWRPCIIAIIFYIVLICFLPLRQTFYLMGVYPLIVVLTAAFAVETVRRLRQRSAPASALAATLIAACLVHLGVRGATAFPYFHLYGYDRVGDRWMGRESRGYRNLIQTPSDGVEELLQWCAKSERVRPADQIVSFLWEDRIVRNVLASLPRPVHLTPRGLTEESDKLPPQPDIHQAEWILLHINNRLGYGDRPPDWPPIALLEAQFTVAYRVRRGPIEVAWVYGRRERIEDKPLP, translated from the coding sequence ATGGCGAACAGCCCTTCCCATCGAACGTGCCTGATCTACGCGGCGATCATCGCGCTGGCTGCGATGCTCATCGCGCGATCCTCCGCCGCGCAGCTCGAAACACTTTGGGACGAACAGGTCGATCACGACATTGCTGTCGCCCTGCGCGATGACCCGCTCCGAGGCGAGTCCCCCGCGCTCGACGCCTCGCAAACACGCCTCCCGATGTACCTCTGTGCCGCGGCCATGAAGCTCACCGGCCGCTCGGACTTACAACTCTGTCGCGATGTCAGCCTCGTCCTCGGCGGTCTCACCATTGTCCTTTCCGCATCGCTCGCGCACTTGCTCTTCGGCGGCTGGACCGCCCTGCTCGCTGCGACGCTGCTTGCCGCTTCGCCGTACTTCCTCTCCTTCGCACGAATCGCCATGACCGAGGGCGACATCGCATTTTCCTGCGCGGTCGTTGCCGCACTGCTCGCCTATCTTCACGACCTCCGCCGTCCGACTCCGGCGCGATGGCTGATCGCCGGGGTTCTGCTCGGGCTGGCCATCGGCGCGAAGTTGTTCGCGATCTTTCTTGTCCCGGTCTTGTGCGTTCTGGCAACTTCCTCACGCTCACCGCGATCAGTTCCTGAAAGCACCGGCCAGCCGGCATCGCATCGCAAGATCGATCGATGGTTGATGGGCTCGCTCGCCGTTGGTCTCGCGGCCTCGCTGTGCGCTGTCTTGCTTGCCATGGCTTCGCGTGATCGGGCGGTTGTCGCATGGGGATTTGCCGCTGCTGCATGGCTATTGGGTGTGGTTCGAGTTCTTTTCAGGGGCTCCTCGCTTCCGTCGTCCCCCATGGGGCGGCTTGTTGCCATGCTCATGCTTGCAGGTCTGACCTTCGGCGCCCTGATGCCCGCACACCTCACTTCGCACGATATTCTCCGCGAGATCGCACGCCGCACCTTGCGGTGGGACAACAGCATTCCGCTCGCCCTCTGGAGCGATCACCTGCGACTCTATGCCGGGATCATCCTCGTCAAACTCTCCATCCCCTTCGGCCTGCTGACCGCTGTCGCCCTCCTCTATGCCGCCTTCGTTGAGCGAACCGACGGCCGATGGCGGCCCTGCATCATCGCCATCATTTTTTACATTGTCCTGATCTGCTTCCTTCCGCTGCGACAGACGTTCTACCTGATGGGTGTGTACCCGTTGATCGTCGTTCTCACGGCTGCGTTCGCTGTCGAGACCGTCCGCAGGCTTCGGCAACGCAGCGCACCGGCGTCCGCGCTGGCGGCCACACTGATCGCCGCATGCCTCGTGCACCTGGGAGTCCGAGGCGCGACCGCTTTTCCATACTTCCATTTGTACGGCTACGACCGCGTCGGCGACCGCTGGATGGGCCGCGAGTCGCGCGGCTATCGCAATCTCATTCAAACCCCAAGTGACGGCGTGGAAGAGCTGTTGCAATGGTGTGCAAAGAGCGAGCGCGTCCGCCCGGCCGATCAGATCGTGAGCTTCCTGTGGGAAGATCGCATCGTGCGAAATGTTCTTGCATCGCTTCCTCGGCCGGTTCACCTGACGCCCCGCGGCCTGACCGAGGAATCCGACAAACTTCCACCGCAACCTGACATCCATCAGGCCGAATGGATACTCCTGCACATCAACAACCGGCTTGGGTATGGCGACCGACCGCCTGATTGGCCGCCCATCGCGTTGCTGGAGGCTCAATTCACGGTGGCATACAGGGTACGACGCGGACCAATTGAAGTGGCGTGGGTGTATGGCCGGCGTGAGAGAATCGAAGACAAACCACTGCCATAA
- a CDS encoding putative CtpA-like serine protease, translating to MPKRNVAWILVIAVITLLMWQLPQKIAERDVIYRAFGPLADARAQIHKRHVNVTDDDELVRAAVDAGIRAMVAQLHDSHAIYLTQAEYERFRSRTDGVFGGIGVDVWSTPAGLEVLSREPNSPAAQAGILPGDIITHVDGQAVNKLTLVDAVNNLLNGPPDTDAELTIVRPSDSVAKPPRAMRVRRTEIHVDSIRGWMRQGSGGWNYVLDPAERMAYVRLTKFTQDVDERLDSVMSGLLQQGLRGLILDLRDNTGGLLDSARETADRFLDAGLIVRTGGRRVDDKQWFAMRDGTYPAFPMVVLINGSTASAAEIVAGALRDHRRALVVGERSYGKGSVQEVVELDNNGGAIKLTTSYYFLPSGQCIDRTFRAGAKDAWGVLPSVEVAMPDRQRKKCVDAWREVTRELVPPSTQPTTQPAVEPVDATAASKKLLEADLQLKKGYELLLERLASGVPADSPASTQPGVN from the coding sequence ATGCCCAAACGAAATGTCGCGTGGATTCTGGTGATTGCGGTCATCACGCTGCTGATGTGGCAGCTTCCGCAGAAAATCGCCGAGCGCGACGTGATTTACCGCGCGTTCGGACCGCTCGCCGACGCGCGGGCGCAGATTCACAAACGCCACGTCAACGTGACCGATGACGACGAACTCGTGCGCGCCGCAGTCGATGCCGGCATCCGCGCGATGGTCGCGCAGCTTCACGATTCGCACGCCATTTATCTGACCCAGGCCGAATACGAGCGCTTCCGCAGCAGGACCGACGGCGTCTTCGGCGGCATCGGCGTCGATGTCTGGTCGACGCCCGCGGGTTTGGAAGTGTTGAGCCGTGAGCCGAATTCGCCGGCGGCCCAGGCGGGGATTCTGCCGGGTGACATCATCACCCACGTCGATGGTCAGGCCGTTAATAAATTGACACTTGTCGATGCCGTGAACAACCTGCTCAACGGGCCGCCCGATACCGACGCCGAGCTGACCATCGTCCGCCCGTCGGACTCGGTCGCGAAGCCGCCGCGCGCGATGCGAGTGCGTCGCACCGAGATTCACGTGGATTCGATTCGGGGCTGGATGCGGCAGGGATCGGGGGGGTGGAATTACGTGCTGGATCCGGCCGAGCGCATGGCCTATGTGCGGCTGACCAAGTTCACGCAGGATGTTGACGAGCGGCTGGACAGCGTCATGTCGGGCCTGCTTCAGCAGGGCCTGCGGGGGTTGATTCTCGATTTGCGCGACAACACGGGCGGCTTGCTGGACAGTGCACGCGAGACGGCCGATCGATTCCTGGACGCGGGATTGATCGTGCGCACGGGCGGCCGTCGCGTGGATGACAAGCAGTGGTTCGCGATGCGCGACGGGACGTATCCCGCGTTTCCGATGGTGGTGTTGATCAACGGCTCGACGGCGAGCGCGGCGGAGATTGTGGCGGGGGCGCTGCGCGATCATCGGCGGGCGCTCGTCGTGGGTGAGCGGAGCTACGGCAAGGGCAGCGTGCAGGAAGTCGTGGAGCTGGACAACAACGGCGGCGCGATCAAGCTGACGACATCATACTATTTTCTCCCGAGCGGGCAGTGCATCGATCGGACGTTTCGCGCCGGCGCGAAGGATGCGTGGGGCGTCTTGCCGTCGGTGGAAGTTGCGATGCCGGATCGCCAGCGGAAGAAATGCGTCGATGCGTGGCGCGAGGTCACACGCGAGCTTGTGCCGCCTTCCACGCAGCCGACCACGCAGCCGGCCGTCGAACCGGTTGACGCGACCGCCGCGAGCAAGAAGCTGCTTGAGGCCGATCTCCAGTTGAAGAAGGGCTATGAGTTGCTGCTGGAGCGCCTGGCCTCCGGTGTGCCGGCGGACAGCCCTGCCTCCACTCAACCCGGCGTGAATTGA
- the tsaD gene encoding tRNA N6-adenosine threonylcarbamoyltransferase, whose protein sequence is MILGIETSCDETAAAVVAGGRDVRSNLIATQYDLHSKYGGVVPELASRAHLEQLDALIQEALAEARVTPADLEGIAVTVRPGLIGCLLIGVTAAKVLAWAWGKPLIGVDHIEAHATSAAIALDHDPWPAVSLVVSGGHTSLYRVEDENCLTLLGATVDDAAGEAFDKVASILKLGYPGGPVVDARARSGDPGRVRFPRSMPGDGLDFSFSGLKTAVLYHVHGPGRTSGGLERLTGQDVDDVCAAFSAAVVDVLVERSMQALDRTGLRTLLLGGGVAANSMLRQRLSERCRERGVTLHVTPPVYCTDNAAMIAAQGHRLLVRGRRDDYRMTASASRG, encoded by the coding sequence ATGATTCTAGGGATCGAAACATCGTGCGATGAAACGGCCGCGGCGGTTGTGGCGGGCGGTCGCGATGTTCGCTCCAACTTGATCGCCACCCAATATGACCTTCACTCCAAGTATGGCGGCGTCGTGCCGGAGCTGGCATCGCGCGCGCACCTTGAGCAACTCGACGCGTTGATTCAGGAGGCGCTTGCCGAGGCGCGCGTGACGCCGGCCGACCTCGAGGGCATCGCGGTGACGGTTCGGCCGGGGTTGATCGGCTGCCTGCTGATCGGCGTGACGGCGGCCAAGGTGCTGGCATGGGCCTGGGGCAAGCCGCTGATCGGCGTGGACCACATCGAGGCGCACGCGACGAGCGCGGCTATCGCACTGGATCACGATCCGTGGCCGGCGGTGTCGCTTGTGGTTTCGGGCGGGCACACGTCACTGTATCGTGTGGAGGACGAGAACTGCCTGACGCTGCTGGGCGCCACGGTGGACGATGCGGCGGGAGAAGCATTCGACAAGGTGGCGAGCATCCTGAAGCTGGGATACCCCGGCGGTCCGGTCGTGGACGCGCGAGCGCGTTCGGGCGATCCGGGGCGCGTGCGGTTTCCGCGGTCGATGCCGGGCGACGGATTGGACTTTTCGTTCAGCGGATTGAAGACCGCTGTCTTGTACCACGTTCACGGACCGGGGCGCACGTCCGGCGGACTGGAGCGATTGACCGGGCAGGACGTGGATGACGTGTGCGCGGCGTTTTCGGCGGCCGTCGTGGATGTGCTCGTGGAACGCTCGATGCAGGCGCTGGACCGAACCGGGCTGCGCACGCTGCTCTTGGGCGGCGGCGTGGCGGCGAATTCGATGCTGCGGCAGCGACTGTCGGAGCGGTGCCGGGAACGCGGCGTGACGCTGCATGTGACGCCTCCGGTTTATTGCACGGACAACGCGGCGATGATCGCGGCGCAAGGCCATCGGCTCTTGGTTCGCGGACGGCGGGACGATTATCGAATGACGGCATCGGCAAGCCGCGGTTGA
- a CDS encoding Type II/IV secretion system protein has product MAKKRKKLGEILQEQGLLSREDADRAAVYASNNQKRIGEALIELEIASEDDVYKALANQHGLEYVEITKGLIPPEVLALVPDKICKHNLILPLASENGHMKVIIHDPLDLDTLDMLRFRLGVSEVIPVISPRSRIKAYIDKYLSGAERSLDELSRSLDASVDASLDQDARGAKKTSAADEDPDAPIIKLINMMISEAVRTRASDIHVEPMNDRVRVRYRVDGVCLERENVPKRLQNAVTTRMKIMAGVDIAEKRVPQDGRIKMRISGKDVDFRVSCCPAVHGESIVLRILRPDSAAVGVQQLGFETDDYERFTKIISRPNGMFLVTGPTGSGKTTTLYAALQELNRPDKKIITAEDPVEYVFPGMNQCQVREDIGLGFDKILRSMLRQAPNIILVGEIRDLSVGEIAVQAALTGHLVFSTLHTNDAPSALTRLTDMGIKPFLIASSVQAIMAQRLVRILCKECRQPDTNPDPIQLKLCGFKPGQLEGKTIYRPGGCSACSNTGYRGRRGIFEMLLMNSELRELAFNRASVTQVRRAAKATGMRTLLEDGQRKILAGSTSVEEILRIAQDEVSG; this is encoded by the coding sequence ATGGCTAAGAAGCGCAAGAAGCTCGGTGAGATCCTACAGGAGCAGGGGCTGCTGTCGCGCGAGGACGCGGACCGGGCGGCTGTTTACGCGAGCAACAACCAGAAGCGCATCGGCGAAGCGCTGATCGAGCTGGAGATCGCCTCGGAGGACGATGTTTACAAAGCGCTCGCGAACCAGCATGGACTGGAATACGTCGAAATCACGAAGGGGCTGATCCCTCCCGAAGTGCTGGCCCTCGTGCCGGACAAGATATGCAAGCACAACCTGATCCTTCCGCTGGCGAGCGAGAACGGTCACATGAAAGTGATCATTCACGACCCGCTCGATCTCGACACGCTGGACATGCTGCGGTTTCGCCTGGGCGTGAGCGAGGTCATTCCCGTCATCTCGCCCCGGTCGCGCATCAAAGCGTACATCGACAAGTATCTTTCCGGCGCGGAGCGGTCGCTCGACGAGTTGTCGCGCAGTCTGGATGCCTCGGTCGACGCCTCGCTGGATCAGGACGCGCGCGGAGCCAAGAAGACCTCGGCGGCCGACGAAGACCCCGACGCTCCCATCATCAAACTCATCAACATGATGATCAGCGAGGCCGTGCGAACGCGAGCCAGCGACATTCACGTCGAGCCGATGAACGACCGCGTGCGCGTCCGGTATCGCGTGGACGGCGTCTGCCTCGAACGGGAAAACGTGCCCAAGCGCCTGCAGAACGCCGTGACCACGCGCATGAAAATCATGGCCGGCGTGGACATCGCCGAGAAGCGCGTGCCGCAGGACGGTCGCATCAAGATGCGCATCAGCGGCAAGGACGTCGACTTTCGCGTGAGCTGCTGCCCGGCGGTGCACGGCGAGTCGATCGTGCTTCGTATCTTGCGGCCTGATTCCGCGGCCGTCGGCGTGCAGCAATTGGGCTTCGAGACAGACGACTACGAGCGATTCACGAAGATCATTTCGCGGCCGAACGGCATGTTCCTTGTGACCGGTCCGACCGGCTCCGGCAAGACGACCACGCTCTACGCCGCGCTGCAGGAACTGAATCGACCCGACAAGAAGATCATCACCGCCGAAGACCCGGTTGAGTACGTGTTCCCCGGCATGAACCAGTGCCAGGTGCGCGAGGACATCGGCCTGGGGTTCGACAAGATTCTGCGTTCGATGTTGCGCCAGGCACCGAACATCATCCTCGTCGGTGAAATCCGCGATCTGTCGGTCGGCGAGATCGCTGTGCAGGCCGCCCTCACCGGTCACCTTGTGTTTTCGACGCTGCACACGAACGACGCCCCCAGCGCCCTGACGCGACTGACGGACATGGGCATCAAGCCGTTCCTGATCGCGAGCAGCGTGCAGGCGATCATGGCCCAGCGCCTCGTGCGCATCCTCTGCAAGGAGTGCCGCCAGCCCGACACGAATCCCGATCCCATCCAGTTGAAACTCTGCGGTTTCAAGCCCGGGCAACTGGAGGGCAAGACCATCTATCGCCCCGGCGGATGCTCGGCCTGCAGCAACACGGGGTACCGCGGCCGGCGCGGCATTTTTGAGATGCTTCTCATGAACAGCGAGCTGCGTGAGCTGGCGTTCAACCGGGCCTCGGTCACGCAGGTGCGCCGTGCGGCCAAGGCCACGGGCATGCGCACCTTGCTGGAGGACGGGCAGCGCAAGATTCTCGCCGGATCGACATCCGTCGAGGAGATCCTCCGCATCGCACAGGACGAGGTCAGCGGCTGA